CGGCTGACCGCCTGGGTAGGTCTGGCCAACATCCGCTCGTTCGGCATCCGTTTCACCGGTCAGGTATGGCCCGGTGACCTGCTCAGCTTCGCCGGCAGGGTCACCGGCGTGCGTGAGGCCGGAGGGCAGCAGGTGGCCGACCTCGAACTCGTGGTCACGCGCCAGACCGGCGAACCCGCGATAAAGGGGAGCGCCGTCGTGCTGGTGGCCTCGTGAGCGCGCCGACGAGCGACGTCACCGGCCTGGGCATGACGTTCGGGACCTTCGACGAGGGCCGGGCGTGGATCGGTCATCGCTCGGAACCGCGGCGTGCGTGGTTCCCGATCGACCGCTCGATGGTGTTGTACTACTGCTCGCTCGTCGAGGACGCGAACCCCCGCTATTGGGAGGGTGAGGACTGCCCGCCCGGACTGCTGATGAGCCTCGGCTTCGCGCCGCAGTGGGTGCCCGAGTACCTAGCGCGTGCGGACATGATGTTCGCGCTCAGCGTCCCGTTGCCCGGCCACCACATCATCAACGCATCAACGACGACGGAGTTCGAACGCCGGCCCCGGGTGGGCGATCATGTGTCGATTGTGGAAGAGGTCGACTCGATCTCCGAGCCGAAGACGACGCGGGTGGGCACCGGCGTGTTCATCACCACGGTGAGCACCTTCTCCGACCAGCACGGTGAGGTCATCGGCCGCAACACCAACGTGCTCTTCCGATACGACACCGCCGATAGTGAAGGCGCATCATGAACGACTCCACCGAGCACAGCATGGTCCGCGTCCCCGTGCGGTTCGAGGACATCACCGTCGGCGACACCCTCACGCCCGTCTCGATCGAGATCAGCTACAAGCGCATCTGCATGAACGCGGCTTCGACATGGGACTGGTTTCCCGGTCACCACGACCCCGACTACGCGCGCAGCCAGGGCCAGCGCACGATCTACCTGTCAACCCTCTTCTTCCATGGCTTCATCGACCGCGGCCTCAACGAATGGGCCGGACCCGACGCGCTCATCCGACGCCGCAAAATCTCGATGATCCGGTCGATCTACCCGGGCCAGACCGCGACCCTGAGCGGCAAGGTCGTCGGCAAACGGCAGGACGCGGGGCGGCGCCTCGTCGACCTCGAACTGCTCGTCTCGAGTGAGGACGGTCCCTGCGTACCGAGTGAAGCCACCGTTGAGCTGGCCGACCCGTTCGTCGAGGTGCCGGGGTGAACTGCCGCTCAGATGCGGGGCGACGTTGAGGGACGGAGGACCCAGTGGGCGAGCAACCGATTCGCTACGAGGTCGTCGACAGCGTGGCCTGGCTGACGATCAACCGCCCCGAGGCGCGCAACGCGCTGAACAACGCTGTGCGCACGGGGCTTTTCGACGCGGTGCGTCGCTTCAACGACGACGACGCGGCGAAGGTGCTGGTCCTCACCGGCGCAGGGGATAAGGCGTTCTGTGCCGGCGGGGACTTGAAGGAGATGGCGCAGAACGCGCTCAAGATGCCGCCGAAGGACTTCGCTCCGCAGTTCGGCCGCAACATCGACGTCGCGAAGCCGACGATCGCGGCCGTCAACGGTGTCGCGTTCGCCGGGGGCTTCCTGCTCGCGCAGCAGTGCGACCTGGTCGTGGCTGCCGAACACGCGACCTTCGCCGTCAGCGAGGTCAAGGTCGGCCGCGGTTCGCCGTGGGCAACACCGCTGTCGTGGCTGGTGCCCCCGCGCGTTGCCATGCAGATCCTGCTGACCGGCGACCCGATCACCGCCGAGCGCGCCCACCAGGTCGGCTTGGTCAACGAGGTGGTGCCGGCCGATCAGTTGCGCGGGCGTACCCAGCGGTTGGCGCTCAGCATCGCCGCGAACGCTCCGCTATCGGTGCTCGCGTCCAAGCGCACCGTGTACCTCTCGGCGCAGCACCACCTCGCCGCCGCGTGCGACCTGGCCGACGAGATCTGGGAGCCGGTCTATCTGAGCGACGACGCGCAGGAAGGCCCGACGGCGTTCCGCGAGAAGCGCGCGCCGCAGTGGAAGGGATGTTGACTTGGCGGTGAGCATGCAGTCGGTAATCGCCGACATCGAGGCCGAAACGGCCGCGTTGCGCGAACTCATCGCACCGCTGCCCGAAGGTCCGCACGGCTGGGACACGCCGACTCCGGCCGTGGGCTGGACGATCCGCGACCAGATCAGCCATCTGGCCTTCTTCGACGACGTGGCGCTGCGCTCGGCCACCGACCCCGACGGGTTCAGCGGCGAATACCTGCCGATGATGGCCGACGGCAGCATCTCACCCGACGTCGTTGCCGAGCGCTACCGCCCCCTGCCGGCTGCCGACGTCCTCGCGTGGTTCGACACGTCGCGTGCAGCCCTCGTAGCCGCGTTCGCGAACATCGACCCGGCGACCCGCCTGCCGTGGTTCGGGCCGCCGATGAGCGCGGTCTCGTCGCTGACAGCGCGGCTGATGGAGACCTGGGCGCACGGCCAGGACGTCGTCGACGCTCTGGATGCGACCCGCGAGGCCACGGCACGGCTGCGGCACGTGGCCCACATCGGGGTGGGCGCGCGCGCGTTCAGCTACCTGACCAACGGTCTGGACCTGCCCGCGGACCCGGTCCGTGTCGAGCTGACCGCCCCGGACGGCACCGTCTGGACGTGGGGGCCAGCAGACGCCGCCAACCGCGTGAGCGGGCCGGCGCTGGACTTCTGCCTGCTGGTCACCCAACGCCGCCACCGCGACGACACCGCCCTGGTCGCCGACGGCCCGCTAGCCGACCAATGGCTCGCGA
The sequence above is drawn from the Mycobacterium gallinarum genome and encodes:
- a CDS encoding dihydroxy-acid dehydratase — encoded protein: MTTSSAPVALAAGDEMPTSQFGPLTRSHIVRYAGAGGDFNPIHHDEEFARAAGMPGVFGMGLLHGGVLAQRLTAWVGLANIRSFGIRFTGQVWPGDLLSFAGRVTGVREAGGQQVADLELVVTRQTGEPAIKGSAVVLVAS
- a CDS encoding FAS1-like dehydratase domain-containing protein; this translates as MTFGTFDEGRAWIGHRSEPRRAWFPIDRSMVLYYCSLVEDANPRYWEGEDCPPGLLMSLGFAPQWVPEYLARADMMFALSVPLPGHHIINASTTTEFERRPRVGDHVSIVEEVDSISEPKTTRVGTGVFITTVSTFSDQHGEVIGRNTNVLFRYDTADSEGAS
- a CDS encoding MaoC/PaaZ C-terminal domain-containing protein — encoded protein: MNDSTEHSMVRVPVRFEDITVGDTLTPVSIEISYKRICMNAASTWDWFPGHHDPDYARSQGQRTIYLSTLFFHGFIDRGLNEWAGPDALIRRRKISMIRSIYPGQTATLSGKVVGKRQDAGRRLVDLELLVSSEDGPCVPSEATVELADPFVEVPG
- a CDS encoding enoyl-CoA hydratase/isomerase family protein — encoded protein: MGEQPIRYEVVDSVAWLTINRPEARNALNNAVRTGLFDAVRRFNDDDAAKVLVLTGAGDKAFCAGGDLKEMAQNALKMPPKDFAPQFGRNIDVAKPTIAAVNGVAFAGGFLLAQQCDLVVAAEHATFAVSEVKVGRGSPWATPLSWLVPPRVAMQILLTGDPITAERAHQVGLVNEVVPADQLRGRTQRLALSIAANAPLSVLASKRTVYLSAQHHLAAACDLADEIWEPVYLSDDAQEGPTAFREKRAPQWKGC
- a CDS encoding TIGR03084 family metal-binding protein, yielding MAVSMQSVIADIEAETAALRELIAPLPEGPHGWDTPTPAVGWTIRDQISHLAFFDDVALRSATDPDGFSGEYLPMMADGSISPDVVAERYRPLPAADVLAWFDTSRAALVAAFANIDPATRLPWFGPPMSAVSSLTARLMETWAHGQDVVDALDATREATARLRHVAHIGVGARAFSYLTNGLDLPADPVRVELTAPDGTVWTWGPADAANRVSGPALDFCLLVTQRRHRDDTALVADGPLADQWLAIAQAFAGPPGSGRAAGQFTGRQR